From one Gemmatimonadota bacterium genomic stretch:
- a CDS encoding 5-(carboxyamino)imidazole ribonucleotide synthase, which translates to MRVGVLGGGQLGRMLALAGRPLGLTFRFFEAAARPPVSELGEIVRASWEDEPALDAFAEGLDVVTYEFENVPVHAARRLAERVPVRPTPDALAFAQDRVKEKQGLEAVDVPVAPWHPVDSAEDLSEAARALGLPVLLKTRRMGYDGKGQSALRAHGDVHSVWESLGGRPCIAERVVPFDRELSIVAVRALDGNVAFYPLVENHHEDGILRRTLAPAPGVTPALEETAQGYARALLERLDYVGVLAIELFQVGDTLLANEVAPRVHNSGHWSQDGAVTSQFENHLRAVTGLPLGSTALSAPRTVMTNLIGTLGDVRTVLAEAGAHLHLYDKTPRPGRKLGHVNRVG; encoded by the coding sequence ATGAGGGTCGGCGTGTTGGGGGGCGGCCAGCTCGGGCGCATGCTCGCGCTGGCGGGCCGGCCGTTGGGCCTGACGTTCCGCTTCTTCGAGGCGGCGGCCCGTCCTCCGGTCTCCGAGCTGGGAGAGATCGTGCGCGCCTCCTGGGAGGACGAGCCCGCGCTGGACGCGTTCGCCGAAGGACTCGACGTGGTGACGTACGAGTTCGAGAACGTGCCGGTGCACGCGGCGCGGAGGCTGGCGGAGCGCGTGCCCGTCCGCCCCACCCCCGACGCCCTGGCGTTCGCGCAGGACCGGGTGAAGGAGAAGCAGGGCCTCGAGGCCGTCGACGTGCCCGTGGCGCCCTGGCACCCGGTCGACTCGGCGGAGGACCTCTCCGAGGCCGCCCGCGCGCTCGGTCTGCCGGTGCTGCTCAAGACGCGGCGCATGGGCTACGACGGGAAGGGTCAGTCGGCGCTGCGCGCACACGGCGACGTGCACTCCGTCTGGGAGTCGCTCGGAGGCCGGCCCTGCATCGCCGAGCGCGTGGTGCCGTTCGATCGCGAGCTCTCGATCGTGGCTGTGCGCGCCCTCGACGGGAACGTGGCCTTCTATCCCCTCGTGGAGAACCACCATGAGGACGGCATCCTGCGCCGCACGCTCGCGCCCGCGCCCGGTGTGACCCCGGCCCTGGAGGAGACGGCCCAGGGATACGCCCGCGCGTTGCTGGAGCGCCTGGACTACGTGGGCGTCCTCGCCATCGAGCTCTTCCAGGTGGGCGACACGCTGCTCGCCAACGAGGTGGCGCCACGCGTGCACAACTCCGGGCACTGGTCGCAGGACGGCGCGGTCACGTCGCAGTTCGAGAACCACCTGCGCGCCGTCACCGGGCTGCCGCTGGGCTCGACCGCGCTGTCGGCACCCCGCACGGTGATGACCAACCTGATCGGCACGCTCGGGGA
- the purE gene encoding 5-(carboxyamino)imidazole ribonucleotide mutase has protein sequence MQDAALVGVIMGSRSDWETLRHAVERLEELAVPHEVRVVSAHRTPDLLFEYAGGAEDRGLEVIIAGAGGAAHLPGMVASKTVLPVLGVPVESRALHGLDSLLSIVQMPGGVPVGTLAIGKAGAENAALLAAGILGIRHPEIRERVRAWRARRTEAVLADPDPTQPAP, from the coding sequence ATGCAGGACGCGGCGTTGGTCGGCGTGATCATGGGATCGAGGTCGGACTGGGAGACGCTCCGCCACGCCGTGGAACGGCTGGAGGAGCTGGCGGTCCCGCATGAGGTCCGCGTGGTGTCGGCCCACCGCACGCCCGACCTGCTCTTCGAGTACGCGGGCGGCGCCGAGGACCGCGGCCTGGAGGTCATCATCGCCGGTGCGGGGGGCGCGGCCCACCTCCCGGGCATGGTCGCGTCCAAGACCGTGCTCCCCGTGCTGGGGGTTCCGGTCGAGAGCCGTGCGCTCCACGGGCTCGATTCGCTGCTGTCCATCGTCCAGATGCCGGGCGGCGTCCCGGTGGGGACGCTGGCGATCGGGAAGGCCGGAGCGGAGAATGCCGCGCTGCTGGCGGCCGGGATCCTCGGCATCCGTCATCCCGAGATCCGCGAGCGGGTGCGCGCGTGGCGCGCCCGACGCACCGAGGCCGTGCTCGCCGATCCCGACCCCACGCAGCCGGCGCCATGA
- a CDS encoding acyl-CoA dehydrogenase has product MTTTAARPPWPDDRPELDPLLPILYVVWADGSLTADELERVRTRIRADVALSERDVSFVDAWLDPTQPPTPDELADVRERIRRLHPDGAAAGSLTGLGLAGAGAEAGGWSEPGARRALADVEALLGVAGGEAARALVADDARPDAPPRETAQSFDAAALHAYLDADHGALRRRLLTRMAHPDFRTDPDAPRADYRAQVLERVRTLAQEGWGALAFPAEYGGADDRAGAVAAFETLAFGDLSVLVKYGVQFGLFGGSILNLGTRRHHETFLRVTGTLDLPGCYAMSESRHGSNVRDVETTATYDAATQEFIVHTPHPLARKDWIGNAALHGRLATVFAQLISGGRRYGVHAFLVWIRDEAGRTLPGVTIEDCGAKVGLNGVDNGRISFDHVRISRDNLLDRFATMSPSGEYASPIASEGRRFFTMLGTLVAGRVSVAAAAVSASKSALAIGIRYAAYRRQFGPDGHAERPILDYLALQRTLLPRLATTYGLHFAVRDLQRRFATGGEDEQPEIEVLAAGLKAVASTHNLETLQACREACGGQGYLAENRFGRLRDDTDVFTTFEGANLVLLQLVAKGLLSQYRRDMGDLNVWGIVRHLAERAGTRMASLNPVTARRTDEDHLLDPDFHQAVLDWRAERLLSTVAARLKARIDDGTDSFDALNEVQDHVVELALAHMDRVILARFHEGVLRAPAPGLSEVLKTLYELYALSTLERHRGWFLESGLMEAGKTQAIRALVNARCRDLAEHAVLLVDAFGIPDALLEAPAAFMGRDARA; this is encoded by the coding sequence ATGACCACGACCGCCGCACGGCCGCCCTGGCCCGACGACCGACCGGAGCTCGATCCCCTGCTCCCCATCCTCTACGTGGTGTGGGCGGATGGCAGCCTGACCGCGGACGAGCTGGAACGGGTGCGCACCCGCATCCGCGCGGACGTGGCGCTCTCGGAGCGGGACGTCTCCTTCGTCGACGCGTGGCTGGACCCGACCCAGCCGCCTACGCCCGACGAGCTGGCGGACGTGCGGGAGCGGATCCGCCGGCTGCACCCGGACGGCGCTGCCGCGGGCTCGTTGACGGGGCTCGGGCTGGCCGGCGCGGGGGCCGAGGCCGGCGGCTGGAGCGAGCCCGGGGCCCGGCGGGCGCTGGCCGACGTGGAAGCCCTGCTGGGGGTGGCGGGAGGCGAGGCCGCTCGCGCGCTCGTCGCGGACGATGCGCGGCCGGACGCACCGCCGCGCGAGACCGCGCAGAGCTTCGACGCGGCGGCGCTGCACGCCTACCTGGACGCCGACCACGGCGCGCTGCGGCGCCGACTGCTGACGCGGATGGCGCACCCCGACTTCCGCACCGACCCCGATGCGCCGCGAGCCGACTACCGGGCGCAGGTCCTGGAGCGCGTGCGCACGCTGGCGCAGGAAGGGTGGGGCGCGCTGGCGTTTCCGGCCGAGTACGGGGGGGCCGACGATCGTGCGGGTGCCGTGGCCGCGTTCGAGACGCTCGCGTTCGGCGACCTGAGCGTGCTGGTCAAGTACGGCGTGCAGTTCGGGCTCTTCGGTGGCAGCATCCTCAACCTGGGCACGCGTCGGCACCACGAGACCTTCCTGCGCGTGACGGGCACGCTCGATCTGCCCGGCTGCTACGCGATGTCGGAGAGCCGACACGGCTCCAACGTGCGCGACGTGGAGACCACCGCCACCTACGACGCCGCCACGCAGGAGTTCATCGTCCACACGCCGCACCCCCTGGCCCGCAAGGACTGGATCGGCAACGCCGCCCTGCACGGCCGCCTGGCGACCGTCTTCGCGCAGCTCATCAGCGGCGGACGGCGCTACGGCGTGCACGCCTTCCTGGTGTGGATCCGCGACGAGGCCGGACGGACCCTGCCGGGCGTCACCATCGAGGACTGCGGCGCCAAGGTGGGGCTGAACGGCGTGGACAACGGCCGCATCTCCTTCGATCACGTGCGCATCTCGCGCGACAACCTGCTCGACCGCTTCGCGACGATGTCGCCGTCCGGTGAATACGCCAGTCCCATCGCGAGCGAGGGCCGGCGCTTCTTCACGATGCTGGGCACGCTGGTGGCCGGCCGTGTGAGCGTGGCGGCCGCGGCGGTGTCGGCGAGCAAGAGCGCGCTCGCCATCGGGATCCGCTACGCGGCCTACCGCCGCCAGTTCGGTCCCGACGGTCATGCGGAGCGGCCCATCCTGGACTATCTGGCGCTGCAGCGCACCCTGCTCCCGCGGCTGGCCACGACCTACGGGCTGCACTTCGCCGTGCGCGACCTGCAGCGCCGCTTCGCCACGGGCGGCGAGGACGAACAACCCGAGATCGAGGTCCTGGCCGCCGGCCTCAAGGCGGTGGCCTCCACGCACAACCTGGAGACCCTCCAGGCGTGTCGGGAAGCCTGCGGCGGCCAGGGCTATCTGGCCGAGAACCGCTTCGGCCGTCTGCGCGACGACACGGACGTGTTCACCACGTTCGAGGGCGCGAACCTGGTCCTCCTGCAGCTCGTGGCCAAAGGGCTGCTGTCGCAGTACCGGCGCGACATGGGCGACCTGAACGTCTGGGGCATCGTGCGCCACCTGGCGGAGCGCGCCGGCACACGCATGGCGTCCCTGAACCCGGTGACGGCGCGGCGCACGGACGAGGACCATCTGCTCGATCCCGACTTCCACCAGGCCGTGCTGGACTGGAGGGCCGAGCGCCTGCTGTCCACGGTGGCCGCGCGTCTGAAGGCGCGGATCGACGACGGCACCGACAGCTTCGACGCCCTCAACGAGGTGCAGGACCACGTGGTGGAGCTGGCGCTCGCGCACATGGATCGCGTGATCCTGGCCCGCTTCCATGAAGGTGTGCTGCGGGCGCCCGCGCCAGGCCTCTCCGAGGTGCTGAAGACGCTCTACGAGCTGTACGCGCTCTCGACGCTGGAGCGGCACCGGGGCTGGTTCCTGGAGAGCGGGCTCATGGAGGCGGGAAAGACGCAGGCCATCCGCGCGCTCGTCAACGCGCGCTGCCGCGACCTGGCCGAGCACGCCGTCCTGCTGGTGGACGCCTTCGGCATCCCCGACGCGCTGCTCGAGGCCCCGGCCGCCTTCATGGGCCGTGATGCGCGGGCGTGA
- a CDS encoding lycopene cyclase domain-containing protein, with the protein MTYLQFHLVFLLPPLLILASGVRGAAARLGRRAWPALFAVPVVALVYTTPWDVHLIASGVWGYGPERVLGALWGVPYEEYAFFVLQPLLTGMIFYRFLARLLEESPWPPLERAPRVIKRAGVAVALAWTAIGAALLQREEGTYLGLILVWAVPMLGVLWALKGDLIWRWKAATLPGVVVPTLWLWIADRIAIADGIWTISERHTLGWNPAGLPVEEATFFLVTNVLVVFGLVLFLEPGLRHLASDAGAQPVQDEAQETA; encoded by the coding sequence GTGACGTATCTCCAGTTCCACCTGGTCTTCCTCCTGCCTCCGCTGCTCATCCTGGCGTCGGGGGTGCGCGGGGCGGCGGCGCGGCTGGGCCGGCGCGCCTGGCCGGCGCTGTTCGCCGTACCGGTCGTCGCCCTCGTGTACACGACGCCCTGGGACGTGCACCTGATCGCCAGCGGGGTCTGGGGCTACGGACCCGAGCGCGTGCTGGGCGCGTTGTGGGGCGTGCCCTACGAGGAGTACGCGTTCTTCGTGCTGCAGCCGCTGCTGACGGGGATGATCTTCTACCGCTTCCTGGCGCGCCTGCTGGAGGAAAGCCCCTGGCCGCCGCTGGAGCGCGCGCCGCGCGTCATCAAGCGGGCCGGGGTGGCGGTGGCGCTCGCCTGGACGGCGATCGGTGCCGCGCTGCTCCAGCGTGAGGAAGGCACCTACCTGGGCCTGATCCTCGTGTGGGCGGTGCCCATGCTGGGCGTGCTATGGGCGCTGAAGGGAGACCTGATCTGGCGCTGGAAGGCGGCCACGCTGCCGGGCGTGGTGGTCCCCACGCTCTGGCTGTGGATCGCGGACCGGATCGCCATCGCGGACGGGATCTGGACCATCTCCGAGCGGCATACGCTCGGCTGGAATCCCGCCGGCCTTCCCGTGGAGGAGGCGACGTTCTTCCTCGTCACCAACGTGCTGGTGGTCTTCGGCCTGGTCCTGTTCCTGGAGCCCGGCCTGCGCCACCTCGCGTCAGACGCGGGTGCGCAGCCAGTCCAGGACGAGGCGCAGGAGACGGCGTAG